In Indicator indicator isolate 239-I01 chromosome 16, UM_Iind_1.1, whole genome shotgun sequence, one genomic interval encodes:
- the CSK gene encoding tyrosine-protein kinase CSK isoform X3 translates to MSGMQAVWPSGTECIAKYNFHGTAEQDLPFSKGDVLTIVAVTKDPNWYKAKNKVGREGIIPANYVQKREGVKAGIKLSLMPWFHGKITREQAERLLYPPETGLFLVRESTNYPGDYTLCVSCEGKVEHYRIIYSSSKLSIDEEVYFENLMQLVEHYTTDADGLCTRLIKPKVMEGTVAAQDEFSRSGWALNMKDLKLLQIIGKGEFGDVMLGDYRGNKVAVKCIKNDATAQAFLAEASVMTQLRHSNLVQLLGVIVEEKSGLYIVTEYMAKGSLVDYLRSRGRSVLGADCLLKFSLDVCEAMEYLEANNFVHRDLAARNVLVSEDNIAKDTGKLPVKWTAPEALREKKFSTKSDVWSFGILLWEIYSFGRVPYPRIPLKDVVPRVEKGYKMDAPDGCPAVVYEVMKKCWTLDPGHRPSFHQLREQLVHIKEKELYL, encoded by the exons ATGTCAGGGATGcag GCCGTGTGGCCATCCGGTACAGAATGTATCGCCAAGTACAACTTCCACGGTACCGCcgagcaggacctgcccttcagcAAAGGAGATGTCCTCACCATCGTTGCTGTCACCAAG gatCCCAACTGGTACAAGGCAAAGAACAAGGTGGGCCGGGAGGGCATCATCCCTGCCAACTACGTGCAGAAGCGGGAAGGGGTGAAGGCTGGCATCAAGCTCAGCCTCATGCC GTGGTTCCATGGGAAGATCACACGGGAGCAGGCGGAGCGGCTGCTGTACCCCCCTGAGACAGGGCTGTTCCTGGTGCGGGAGAGCACCAACTACCCCGGGGACTACACCCTCTGTGTCAGCTGTGAGGGCAAGGTGGAGCACTACCGCATCATCTACTCCTCCAGCAAGCTCAGCATCGATGAGGAGGTCTACTTTGAGAACCTCATGCAGCTGGTGGAG CATTACACCACGGACGCGGATGGGCTCTGCACCCGCCTCATCAAGCCGAAGGTGATGGAGGGCACAGTGGCAGCACAGGACGAGTTCTCCCGCA GTGGCTGGGCCCTCAACATGAAGGACCTCAAGTTGCTACAGATCATTGGCAAAGGAGAATTTGGAG ACGTGATGCTGGGGGACTACCGAGGGAACAAAGTCGCCGTGAAGTGCATTAAAAACGATGCCACAGCGCAAGCCTTTCTGGCCGAGGCCTCCGTCATGAC GCAGCTCCGGCACAGCAACCTGGTGCAACTCCTGGGGGTGATCGTGGAGGAGAAGAGTGGCCTTTACATCGTCACCGAGTACATGGCCAAG GGCAGCCTAGTAGATTACCTGCGGTCCCGCGGGCGGTCGGTGCTGGGTGCAGACTGCCTGCTGAAGTTCTCCCT AGATGTCTGTGAAGCCATGGAGTACCTGGAAGCCAACAACTTTGTCCACCGGGACCTGGCGGCGAGGAACGTGCTGGTCTCAGAGGACAACATCGCCAAG GACACAGGGAAGCTGCCGGTGAAGTGGACAGCACCAGAAGCACTTAGAGAAAAG AAATTCTCCACCAAGTCGGATGTGTGGAGCTTCGGGATCCTCCTCTGGGAAATCTACTCCTTCGGGCGAGTGCCTTATCCAAGAATC cccctgaAGGACGTGGTACCCCGCGTGGAGAAGGGCTATAAGATGGATGCTCCCGATGGCTGCCCTGCCGTCGTCTACGAGGTGATGAAGAAGTGCTGGACCCTGGACCCCGGCCACCGGCCGTCCTTCCACCAGCTCCGTGAACAGCTAGTGCATATCAAAGAGAAGGAGCTCTACCTGTGA
- the CSK gene encoding tyrosine-protein kinase CSK isoform X5 yields MSGMQAVWPSGTECIAKYNFHGTAEQDLPFSKGDVLTIVAVTKITREQAERLLYPPETGLFLVRESTNYPGDYTLCVSCEGKVEHYRIIYSSSKLSIDEEVYFENLMQLVEHYTTDADGLCTRLIKPKVMEGTVAAQDEFSRSGWALNMKDLKLLQIIGKGEFGDVMLGDYRGNKVAVKCIKNDATAQAFLAEASVMTQLRHSNLVQLLGVIVEEKSGLYIVTEYMAKGSLVDYLRSRGRSVLGADCLLKFSLDVCEAMEYLEANNFVHRDLAARNVLVSEDNIAKVSDFGLTKEASSTQDTGKLPVKWTAPEALREKKFSTKSDVWSFGILLWEIYSFGRVPYPRIPLKDVVPRVEKGYKMDAPDGCPAVVYEVMKKCWTLDPGHRPSFHQLREQLVHIKEKELYL; encoded by the exons ATGTCAGGGATGcag GCCGTGTGGCCATCCGGTACAGAATGTATCGCCAAGTACAACTTCCACGGTACCGCcgagcaggacctgcccttcagcAAAGGAGATGTCCTCACCATCGTTGCTGTCACCAAG ATCACACGGGAGCAGGCGGAGCGGCTGCTGTACCCCCCTGAGACAGGGCTGTTCCTGGTGCGGGAGAGCACCAACTACCCCGGGGACTACACCCTCTGTGTCAGCTGTGAGGGCAAGGTGGAGCACTACCGCATCATCTACTCCTCCAGCAAGCTCAGCATCGATGAGGAGGTCTACTTTGAGAACCTCATGCAGCTGGTGGAG CATTACACCACGGACGCGGATGGGCTCTGCACCCGCCTCATCAAGCCGAAGGTGATGGAGGGCACAGTGGCAGCACAGGACGAGTTCTCCCGCA GTGGCTGGGCCCTCAACATGAAGGACCTCAAGTTGCTACAGATCATTGGCAAAGGAGAATTTGGAG ACGTGATGCTGGGGGACTACCGAGGGAACAAAGTCGCCGTGAAGTGCATTAAAAACGATGCCACAGCGCAAGCCTTTCTGGCCGAGGCCTCCGTCATGAC GCAGCTCCGGCACAGCAACCTGGTGCAACTCCTGGGGGTGATCGTGGAGGAGAAGAGTGGCCTTTACATCGTCACCGAGTACATGGCCAAG GGCAGCCTAGTAGATTACCTGCGGTCCCGCGGGCGGTCGGTGCTGGGTGCAGACTGCCTGCTGAAGTTCTCCCT AGATGTCTGTGAAGCCATGGAGTACCTGGAAGCCAACAACTTTGTCCACCGGGACCTGGCGGCGAGGAACGTGCTGGTCTCAGAGGACAACATCGCCAAGGTCAGCGACTTCGGGCTGACCAAGGAGGCCTCCTCCACGCAGGACACAGGGAAGCTGCCGGTGAAGTGGACAGCACCAGAAGCACTTAGAGAAAAG AAATTCTCCACCAAGTCGGATGTGTGGAGCTTCGGGATCCTCCTCTGGGAAATCTACTCCTTCGGGCGAGTGCCTTATCCAAGAATC cccctgaAGGACGTGGTACCCCGCGTGGAGAAGGGCTATAAGATGGATGCTCCCGATGGCTGCCCTGCCGTCGTCTACGAGGTGATGAAGAAGTGCTGGACCCTGGACCCCGGCCACCGGCCGTCCTTCCACCAGCTCCGTGAACAGCTAGTGCATATCAAAGAGAAGGAGCTCTACCTGTGA
- the CSK gene encoding tyrosine-protein kinase CSK isoform X1, translated as MSGMQAVWPSGTECIAKYNFHGTAEQDLPFSKGDVLTIVAVTKDPNWYKAKNKVGREGIIPANYVQKREGVKAGIKLSLMPWFHGKITREQAERLLYPPETGLFLVRESTNYPGDYTLCVSCEGKVEHYRIIYSSSKLSIDEEVYFENLMQLVEHYTTDADGLCTRLIKPKVMEGTVAAQDEFSRSGWALNMKDLKLLQIIGKGEFGDVMLGDYRGNKVAVKCIKNDATAQAFLAEASVMTQLRHSNLVQLLGVIVEEKSGLYIVTEYMAKGSLVDYLRSRGRSVLGADCLLKFSLDVCEAMEYLEANNFVHRDLAARNVLVSEDNIAKVSDFGLTKEASSTQDTGKLPVKWTAPEALREKKFSTKSDVWSFGILLWEIYSFGRVPYPRIPLKDVVPRVEKGYKMDAPDGCPAVVYEVMKKCWTLDPGHRPSFHQLREQLVHIKEKELYL; from the exons ATGTCAGGGATGcag GCCGTGTGGCCATCCGGTACAGAATGTATCGCCAAGTACAACTTCCACGGTACCGCcgagcaggacctgcccttcagcAAAGGAGATGTCCTCACCATCGTTGCTGTCACCAAG gatCCCAACTGGTACAAGGCAAAGAACAAGGTGGGCCGGGAGGGCATCATCCCTGCCAACTACGTGCAGAAGCGGGAAGGGGTGAAGGCTGGCATCAAGCTCAGCCTCATGCC GTGGTTCCATGGGAAGATCACACGGGAGCAGGCGGAGCGGCTGCTGTACCCCCCTGAGACAGGGCTGTTCCTGGTGCGGGAGAGCACCAACTACCCCGGGGACTACACCCTCTGTGTCAGCTGTGAGGGCAAGGTGGAGCACTACCGCATCATCTACTCCTCCAGCAAGCTCAGCATCGATGAGGAGGTCTACTTTGAGAACCTCATGCAGCTGGTGGAG CATTACACCACGGACGCGGATGGGCTCTGCACCCGCCTCATCAAGCCGAAGGTGATGGAGGGCACAGTGGCAGCACAGGACGAGTTCTCCCGCA GTGGCTGGGCCCTCAACATGAAGGACCTCAAGTTGCTACAGATCATTGGCAAAGGAGAATTTGGAG ACGTGATGCTGGGGGACTACCGAGGGAACAAAGTCGCCGTGAAGTGCATTAAAAACGATGCCACAGCGCAAGCCTTTCTGGCCGAGGCCTCCGTCATGAC GCAGCTCCGGCACAGCAACCTGGTGCAACTCCTGGGGGTGATCGTGGAGGAGAAGAGTGGCCTTTACATCGTCACCGAGTACATGGCCAAG GGCAGCCTAGTAGATTACCTGCGGTCCCGCGGGCGGTCGGTGCTGGGTGCAGACTGCCTGCTGAAGTTCTCCCT AGATGTCTGTGAAGCCATGGAGTACCTGGAAGCCAACAACTTTGTCCACCGGGACCTGGCGGCGAGGAACGTGCTGGTCTCAGAGGACAACATCGCCAAGGTCAGCGACTTCGGGCTGACCAAGGAGGCCTCCTCCACGCAGGACACAGGGAAGCTGCCGGTGAAGTGGACAGCACCAGAAGCACTTAGAGAAAAG AAATTCTCCACCAAGTCGGATGTGTGGAGCTTCGGGATCCTCCTCTGGGAAATCTACTCCTTCGGGCGAGTGCCTTATCCAAGAATC cccctgaAGGACGTGGTACCCCGCGTGGAGAAGGGCTATAAGATGGATGCTCCCGATGGCTGCCCTGCCGTCGTCTACGAGGTGATGAAGAAGTGCTGGACCCTGGACCCCGGCCACCGGCCGTCCTTCCACCAGCTCCGTGAACAGCTAGTGCATATCAAAGAGAAGGAGCTCTACCTGTGA
- the CSK gene encoding tyrosine-protein kinase CSK isoform X2 — translation MSGMQAVWPSGTECIAKYNFHGTAEQDLPFSKGDVLTIVAVTKDPNWYKAKNKVGREGIIPANYVQKREGVKAGIKLSLMPWFHGKITREQAERLLYPPETGLFLVRESTNYPGDYTLCVSCEGKVEHYRIIYSSSKLSIDEEVYFENLMQLVEHYTTDADGLCTRLIKPKVMEGTVAAQDEFSRGWALNMKDLKLLQIIGKGEFGDVMLGDYRGNKVAVKCIKNDATAQAFLAEASVMTQLRHSNLVQLLGVIVEEKSGLYIVTEYMAKGSLVDYLRSRGRSVLGADCLLKFSLDVCEAMEYLEANNFVHRDLAARNVLVSEDNIAKVSDFGLTKEASSTQDTGKLPVKWTAPEALREKKFSTKSDVWSFGILLWEIYSFGRVPYPRIPLKDVVPRVEKGYKMDAPDGCPAVVYEVMKKCWTLDPGHRPSFHQLREQLVHIKEKELYL, via the exons ATGTCAGGGATGcag GCCGTGTGGCCATCCGGTACAGAATGTATCGCCAAGTACAACTTCCACGGTACCGCcgagcaggacctgcccttcagcAAAGGAGATGTCCTCACCATCGTTGCTGTCACCAAG gatCCCAACTGGTACAAGGCAAAGAACAAGGTGGGCCGGGAGGGCATCATCCCTGCCAACTACGTGCAGAAGCGGGAAGGGGTGAAGGCTGGCATCAAGCTCAGCCTCATGCC GTGGTTCCATGGGAAGATCACACGGGAGCAGGCGGAGCGGCTGCTGTACCCCCCTGAGACAGGGCTGTTCCTGGTGCGGGAGAGCACCAACTACCCCGGGGACTACACCCTCTGTGTCAGCTGTGAGGGCAAGGTGGAGCACTACCGCATCATCTACTCCTCCAGCAAGCTCAGCATCGATGAGGAGGTCTACTTTGAGAACCTCATGCAGCTGGTGGAG CATTACACCACGGACGCGGATGGGCTCTGCACCCGCCTCATCAAGCCGAAGGTGATGGAGGGCACAGTGGCAGCACAGGACGAGTTCTCCC GTGGCTGGGCCCTCAACATGAAGGACCTCAAGTTGCTACAGATCATTGGCAAAGGAGAATTTGGAG ACGTGATGCTGGGGGACTACCGAGGGAACAAAGTCGCCGTGAAGTGCATTAAAAACGATGCCACAGCGCAAGCCTTTCTGGCCGAGGCCTCCGTCATGAC GCAGCTCCGGCACAGCAACCTGGTGCAACTCCTGGGGGTGATCGTGGAGGAGAAGAGTGGCCTTTACATCGTCACCGAGTACATGGCCAAG GGCAGCCTAGTAGATTACCTGCGGTCCCGCGGGCGGTCGGTGCTGGGTGCAGACTGCCTGCTGAAGTTCTCCCT AGATGTCTGTGAAGCCATGGAGTACCTGGAAGCCAACAACTTTGTCCACCGGGACCTGGCGGCGAGGAACGTGCTGGTCTCAGAGGACAACATCGCCAAGGTCAGCGACTTCGGGCTGACCAAGGAGGCCTCCTCCACGCAGGACACAGGGAAGCTGCCGGTGAAGTGGACAGCACCAGAAGCACTTAGAGAAAAG AAATTCTCCACCAAGTCGGATGTGTGGAGCTTCGGGATCCTCCTCTGGGAAATCTACTCCTTCGGGCGAGTGCCTTATCCAAGAATC cccctgaAGGACGTGGTACCCCGCGTGGAGAAGGGCTATAAGATGGATGCTCCCGATGGCTGCCCTGCCGTCGTCTACGAGGTGATGAAGAAGTGCTGGACCCTGGACCCCGGCCACCGGCCGTCCTTCCACCAGCTCCGTGAACAGCTAGTGCATATCAAAGAGAAGGAGCTCTACCTGTGA
- the CSK gene encoding tyrosine-protein kinase CSK isoform X4: MSGMQAVWPSGTECIAKYNFHGTAEQDLPFSKGDVLTIVAVTKDPNWYKAKNKITREQAERLLYPPETGLFLVRESTNYPGDYTLCVSCEGKVEHYRIIYSSSKLSIDEEVYFENLMQLVEHYTTDADGLCTRLIKPKVMEGTVAAQDEFSRSGWALNMKDLKLLQIIGKGEFGDVMLGDYRGNKVAVKCIKNDATAQAFLAEASVMTQLRHSNLVQLLGVIVEEKSGLYIVTEYMAKGSLVDYLRSRGRSVLGADCLLKFSLDVCEAMEYLEANNFVHRDLAARNVLVSEDNIAKVSDFGLTKEASSTQDTGKLPVKWTAPEALREKKFSTKSDVWSFGILLWEIYSFGRVPYPRIPLKDVVPRVEKGYKMDAPDGCPAVVYEVMKKCWTLDPGHRPSFHQLREQLVHIKEKELYL; this comes from the exons ATGTCAGGGATGcag GCCGTGTGGCCATCCGGTACAGAATGTATCGCCAAGTACAACTTCCACGGTACCGCcgagcaggacctgcccttcagcAAAGGAGATGTCCTCACCATCGTTGCTGTCACCAAG gatCCCAACTGGTACAAGGCAAAGAACAAG ATCACACGGGAGCAGGCGGAGCGGCTGCTGTACCCCCCTGAGACAGGGCTGTTCCTGGTGCGGGAGAGCACCAACTACCCCGGGGACTACACCCTCTGTGTCAGCTGTGAGGGCAAGGTGGAGCACTACCGCATCATCTACTCCTCCAGCAAGCTCAGCATCGATGAGGAGGTCTACTTTGAGAACCTCATGCAGCTGGTGGAG CATTACACCACGGACGCGGATGGGCTCTGCACCCGCCTCATCAAGCCGAAGGTGATGGAGGGCACAGTGGCAGCACAGGACGAGTTCTCCCGCA GTGGCTGGGCCCTCAACATGAAGGACCTCAAGTTGCTACAGATCATTGGCAAAGGAGAATTTGGAG ACGTGATGCTGGGGGACTACCGAGGGAACAAAGTCGCCGTGAAGTGCATTAAAAACGATGCCACAGCGCAAGCCTTTCTGGCCGAGGCCTCCGTCATGAC GCAGCTCCGGCACAGCAACCTGGTGCAACTCCTGGGGGTGATCGTGGAGGAGAAGAGTGGCCTTTACATCGTCACCGAGTACATGGCCAAG GGCAGCCTAGTAGATTACCTGCGGTCCCGCGGGCGGTCGGTGCTGGGTGCAGACTGCCTGCTGAAGTTCTCCCT AGATGTCTGTGAAGCCATGGAGTACCTGGAAGCCAACAACTTTGTCCACCGGGACCTGGCGGCGAGGAACGTGCTGGTCTCAGAGGACAACATCGCCAAGGTCAGCGACTTCGGGCTGACCAAGGAGGCCTCCTCCACGCAGGACACAGGGAAGCTGCCGGTGAAGTGGACAGCACCAGAAGCACTTAGAGAAAAG AAATTCTCCACCAAGTCGGATGTGTGGAGCTTCGGGATCCTCCTCTGGGAAATCTACTCCTTCGGGCGAGTGCCTTATCCAAGAATC cccctgaAGGACGTGGTACCCCGCGTGGAGAAGGGCTATAAGATGGATGCTCCCGATGGCTGCCCTGCCGTCGTCTACGAGGTGATGAAGAAGTGCTGGACCCTGGACCCCGGCCACCGGCCGTCCTTCCACCAGCTCCGTGAACAGCTAGTGCATATCAAAGAGAAGGAGCTCTACCTGTGA